Proteins encoded in a region of the Paucibacter sediminis genome:
- a CDS encoding copper chaperone PCu(A)C yields MKSIFKISLAIASLALAGQALAQVDVSQAWVRATVAQQKATGAFLQLKAKRDSRLVEAHSKAAGVVEVHEMVMDGSTMKMRAVPALELPAGQLVELKPGGLHVMLMDLKQPIKAGDKLVLTLVFEDKASKQRESVEVQAEARQLGMPAH; encoded by the coding sequence ATGAAATCCATCTTCAAAATTTCGCTCGCCATCGCCAGCCTGGCTCTCGCCGGCCAGGCGCTCGCCCAGGTTGACGTCAGCCAGGCCTGGGTGCGCGCCACCGTGGCCCAGCAAAAGGCCACCGGCGCCTTTCTCCAGCTCAAGGCCAAGCGCGACAGCCGCCTGGTCGAGGCGCACAGCAAGGCCGCCGGCGTGGTCGAGGTGCACGAGATGGTGATGGACGGCAGCACCATGAAGATGCGCGCCGTGCCGGCGCTGGAGCTGCCGGCCGGCCAGCTGGTGGAGCTCAAGCCGGGCGGCCTGCACGTCATGCTGATGGACCTGAAGCAGCCCATCAAGGCCGGCGACAAGCTGGTGCTGACCCTGGTGTTCGAGGATAAGGCCAGCAAGCAGCGCGAGAGCGTCGAGGTGCAGGCCGAGGCGCGCCAGCTGGGCATGCCCGCGCACTGA
- a CDS encoding DUF2946 domain-containing protein: MPPRRSHRPASLLSRWLVVLTFWLAACVPAVSLALAAERGDLPPWTQLCRASLVGPRAQPAAAAIQPDAQTGTHGLFAGCAWCGLQVQDLSLPPPAAPALTLRQDLREALPALGLGTAMRPAPWPSAPARAPPQGV; encoded by the coding sequence GTGCCCCCTCGCCGCTCCCACCGCCCCGCATCGCTGCTGTCACGCTGGCTGGTCGTCCTGACCTTCTGGCTGGCGGCCTGCGTGCCCGCGGTATCGCTGGCGCTGGCGGCCGAGCGCGGCGATCTGCCGCCCTGGACGCAGCTGTGCCGCGCCAGCCTGGTGGGCCCGCGCGCCCAGCCCGCGGCGGCCGCCATCCAGCCGGATGCGCAGACCGGCACCCATGGCCTGTTCGCCGGCTGCGCCTGGTGCGGCCTGCAGGTGCAGGACCTGAGCCTGCCGCCGCCGGCCGCGCCGGCCCTGACCCTGCGCCAGGATCTGCGCGAGGCCCTGCCCGCCTTGGGCCTGGGCACGGCCATGCGGCCGGCCCCCTGGCCCAGCGCGCCGGCGCGCGCGCCACCGCAAGGCGTCTGA
- a CDS encoding YcnI family protein: MQIIKPILFSALLLSAAAHAHVTLEQPEAPAGSPYKAVLRIGHGCEGSATTRVSVILPPGFRGAKPVPKPGWTLALRREKLATPYESHGRSVTEELAEVSWTASSEASYLQDDWYDEFALRGSLPATPGTLWFKVKQTCVKGEWDWSEVPASGSSSKGLKAPAVRLELRPTAP; the protein is encoded by the coding sequence ATGCAAATCATCAAACCCATCCTGTTCAGCGCCCTGCTGCTGAGCGCCGCCGCCCACGCCCATGTCACGCTAGAGCAGCCCGAGGCCCCGGCAGGCAGCCCCTACAAGGCGGTGCTGCGCATCGGCCATGGCTGCGAGGGCTCGGCCACCACGCGCGTGAGCGTGATCCTGCCGCCCGGCTTCCGCGGCGCCAAACCCGTCCCCAAGCCGGGCTGGACGCTGGCGCTGCGCCGCGAAAAGCTCGCCACGCCCTACGAGAGCCATGGGCGCAGCGTCACCGAGGAACTGGCCGAGGTGAGCTGGACCGCCAGCAGCGAGGCCTCCTATCTGCAGGACGACTGGTACGACGAGTTCGCGCTGCGCGGCAGCCTGCCGGCCACGCCCGGCACGCTCTGGTTCAAGGTCAAGCAGACCTGCGTGAAGGGCGAGTGGGACTGGAGCGAGGTGCCGGCCAGCGGTAGCAGCAGCAAGGGCCTCAAGGCCCCGGCGGTGCGGCTGGAGCTGCGTCCGACGGCGCCCTAG
- a CDS encoding EAL domain-containing protein, with translation MMRLLRPLLAWWRGISIRMQLMLGMAASLALCVSLLAWQQLRTQSELLRAQHLAQARDLAGALAVSAAPWVMADDLAGMQEVIASVAQASEVRYAMLVSLQGRVMAHSQAGHTGRFMSDAASRALLAQPARVQIVAASETFTDMAAPVMAGARQLGWARVGMGNEAVQRGVEQARTQALWMLLLALLLGGVVAVLIADGLTRGLQRLVDALDQVSLGQRGFRLGAQRHNELGRLGEGFDSMLGALERRETESLAAGAALAESEQRFRALFELAAVGVAQTDAQGRVERVNQRCAQILGWSQVDLCGKAWRELADPQDLVRLQPQLEALREGQIHEFETEARFVRADGTTIWLSLTVASMGAEGVPAPGIVTVIQDISSRRAAEEKLRQAASVFESTSEAIMLTDAQARIVAVNPAFTQISGYAEAEVLGRNPRLMQSGRQSPGFYRELWTSLLHTGRWHGEIWNRRKSGEIFPAWVTLSVVKNERGEVTNYVSVLNDLSLMREAQQQLDHLSGHDALTSLPNRTVFREGLQQAIERARRDGRVLAMIFVDLDRFKNVNDTLGHPLGDELLRSASQRLRALLPPTTLLARLGGDEFGLVLDDDASVHGCLACAQRLLLDFERAFHIGGHALVVTLSLGISLFPEDASDADTLVRHAERAMYEAKTKGRNAYQFFEPGLAAGVLERLMMETALRGAAGRGELRLHFQPQIDLRSGALAGVEALVRWQHPQLGLVSPAQFIPLAEEVGLISEIGDWVLQQACAQMVAWEAQGLRVPRIAVNLSVQQIEDPQHMARVAQALAHSGLAGARLELEVTESLIMRQPEQAQRHLQELLSLGVEFAIDDFGTGHSSLAYLRRLPLHRLKIDQSFVRDIGEDSGGEAIVHAVIALARALGLHTVAEGVEQPHQAEFLRQAGCDTVQGYHFGRPMPAAQLLERWLDAPARAPSDAAPAAPPGP, from the coding sequence ATGATGCGACTGTTGCGGCCGCTGCTGGCCTGGTGGCGTGGCATCTCCATCCGCATGCAGCTGATGCTGGGCATGGCGGCCAGCCTGGCGCTGTGCGTGAGCCTGCTGGCCTGGCAGCAGCTGCGCACGCAGAGCGAGCTGCTGCGCGCGCAGCATCTGGCCCAGGCGCGCGACCTGGCCGGCGCGCTGGCGGTCAGCGCCGCGCCCTGGGTGATGGCGGACGACCTGGCGGGCATGCAGGAGGTGATTGCCTCGGTGGCCCAGGCCTCCGAGGTGCGCTATGCCATGCTGGTGTCGCTGCAGGGGCGCGTGATGGCGCACAGCCAGGCCGGCCATACCGGCCGTTTCATGAGCGACGCCGCCAGCCGGGCCTTGCTGGCGCAGCCGGCGCGGGTGCAGATCGTGGCGGCCAGCGAGACCTTCACCGACATGGCGGCGCCGGTGATGGCGGGCGCGCGCCAGCTCGGCTGGGCGCGCGTGGGCATGGGCAACGAGGCGGTGCAGCGCGGCGTCGAGCAGGCGCGCACCCAGGCCCTGTGGATGCTGCTGCTGGCCCTGCTGCTGGGCGGCGTGGTGGCGGTGCTGATCGCCGATGGGCTGACGCGCGGCCTGCAGCGCCTGGTGGATGCGCTCGACCAGGTCAGCCTGGGCCAGCGCGGCTTCCGCCTCGGCGCGCAGCGCCACAACGAGCTGGGCCGCCTGGGCGAAGGCTTCGACAGCATGCTGGGGGCGCTGGAGCGCCGCGAGACCGAGAGCCTGGCCGCCGGTGCGGCGCTGGCCGAGAGCGAGCAGCGTTTTCGCGCGCTGTTCGAGCTCGCCGCCGTGGGCGTGGCGCAGACCGACGCGCAGGGGCGGGTGGAGCGCGTCAACCAGCGCTGCGCGCAGATCCTGGGCTGGAGCCAGGTGGACCTGTGCGGCAAGGCCTGGCGCGAGCTGGCCGACCCGCAGGACCTGGTACGCCTGCAGCCGCAACTGGAAGCCCTGCGGGAGGGGCAGATCCACGAGTTCGAAACCGAGGCGCGCTTTGTGCGCGCCGATGGCACGACGATCTGGCTGTCGCTGACGGTGGCCAGCATGGGCGCCGAGGGCGTGCCCGCGCCCGGCATCGTGACAGTGATCCAGGACATCAGCAGCCGGCGCGCCGCCGAGGAAAAGCTGCGCCAGGCCGCGAGCGTGTTCGAGAGCACCAGCGAGGCCATCATGCTGACCGATGCGCAGGCCCGCATCGTCGCGGTGAACCCCGCCTTCACCCAGATCTCCGGCTACGCCGAGGCCGAGGTGCTGGGCCGCAATCCACGCCTGATGCAGTCGGGCCGCCAGTCGCCCGGCTTCTACCGCGAGCTCTGGACCAGCCTGCTCCACACCGGGCGCTGGCATGGCGAGATCTGGAACCGGCGCAAGAGCGGCGAGATCTTCCCGGCCTGGGTCACGCTGAGCGTGGTGAAGAACGAGCGCGGCGAGGTCACCAACTATGTGAGCGTGCTGAACGACCTCAGCCTGATGCGCGAGGCGCAGCAGCAGCTGGACCACCTGAGCGGCCACGACGCCCTCACCAGCCTGCCCAACCGCACCGTGTTCCGCGAGGGGCTGCAGCAGGCGATCGAGCGTGCCCGCCGCGACGGCCGGGTGCTGGCGATGATCTTCGTCGACCTCGACCGCTTCAAGAACGTCAACGACACGCTCGGCCATCCGCTCGGCGACGAGCTGCTGCGCTCCGCCAGCCAGCGCCTGCGCGCGCTGCTGCCGCCCACCACGCTGCTGGCGCGCCTGGGCGGCGACGAGTTCGGCCTGGTGCTGGACGACGATGCCAGCGTGCATGGCTGCCTGGCCTGCGCGCAGCGCCTGCTGCTCGATTTCGAGCGCGCCTTCCATATCGGTGGCCATGCCCTGGTGGTGACGCTGAGTCTGGGCATCAGCCTGTTCCCCGAGGACGCCAGCGACGCCGACACCCTGGTGCGGCATGCCGAACGCGCCATGTACGAGGCCAAGACCAAGGGGCGCAATGCCTACCAGTTCTTCGAGCCCGGCCTGGCCGCGGGGGTGCTGGAACGCCTGATGATGGAAACGGCGCTGCGCGGCGCCGCCGGGCGCGGCGAACTGCGGCTGCATTTCCAGCCCCAGATCGATCTGCGCAGCGGCGCCCTGGCCGGCGTGGAGGCGCTGGTGCGCTGGCAGCATCCGCAGCTGGGCCTGGTGTCGCCGGCGCAGTTCATCCCGCTGGCCGAAGAGGTGGGCCTGATCAGCGAGATCGGCGACTGGGTGCTGCAGCAGGCCTGCGCGCAGATGGTGGCCTGGGAGGCCCAGGGCCTGCGCGTGCCGCGCATCGCCGTCAACCTCTCGGTGCAGCAGATCGAGGACCCGCAGCACATGGCGCGGGTGGCGCAGGCGCTGGCGCACAGCGGCCTGGCCGGCGCGCGCCTGGAGCTGGAGGTCACCGAGTCGCTGATCATGCGCCAGCCCGAGCAGGCGCAGCGGCATCTGCAGGAGCTGCTGAGCCTGGGGGTCGAATTCGCGATCGACGATTTCGGCACCGGCCATTCGAGCCTGGCCTATCTGCGTCGGCTGCCGCTGCACCGGCTCAAGATCGACCAGTCCTTTGTGCGCGACATCGGCGAGGACAGCGGCGGCGAGGCGATCGTGCACGCCGTCATCGCGCTGGCCCGCGCGCTGGGCCTGCACACGGTGGCCGAGGGCGTGGAACAGCCGCACCAGGCCGAGTTCCTGCGCCAGGCCGGCTGCGACACCGTGCAGGGCTACCATTTCGGCCGGCCGATGCCGGCGGCGCAGCTGCTCGAGCGCTGGCTGGACGCGCCCGCTAGGGCGCCGTCGGACGCAGCTCCAGCCGCACCGCCGGGGCCTTGA
- a CDS encoding DUF2946 domain-containing protein, which translates to MLLRRPGLTSRWLVNLCLLFAMLAPAASQALAWARGDALAWSQVCRSSVVAPRAEKRDPAGAREQDPTHGLLAHCPFCGLQAQDLAPPPAAALPALQLLPLHFEMPARFYSAPRTPFTWRPAQSRAPPSLLA; encoded by the coding sequence ATGCTGCTGCGCCGCCCCGGGTTGACGAGCCGCTGGCTGGTCAATCTGTGCCTGCTGTTCGCGATGCTGGCCCCGGCCGCCTCGCAGGCGCTGGCCTGGGCGCGCGGCGATGCGCTGGCCTGGAGCCAGGTCTGCCGCAGCAGCGTGGTGGCGCCGCGCGCCGAGAAGCGCGACCCTGCCGGCGCGCGCGAGCAGGACCCCACCCATGGGCTGCTGGCGCATTGCCCGTTCTGCGGCCTGCAGGCGCAAGACCTGGCACCGCCACCCGCGGCCGCGCTGCCGGCGCTGCAACTGCTGCCGCTGCACTTCGAGATGCCCGCGCGCTTCTACAGCGCGCCAAGAACACCCTTCACCTGGCGCCCGGCGCAATCGCGCGCACCTCCGTCCCTGCTGGCCTGA
- a CDS encoding M20 family metallopeptidase has product MNSSYAALDAWIDAHFYAETRFLQALVQVPTDTPPGNNAPHAERTAELLEAMGLATEKHVVPADAVRAQGMASITNLIVRRKFQAGGPVIALNAHGDVVPPGEGWSHDPYGGEVDHGRLYGRAAAVSKSDFATYTFALRALESLGVPLKGGVELHFTYDEEFGGELGPGWLLQQGLTKPDLLLAAGFSYQVVTAHNGCLQMEVTVHGRMAHAAIPHTGVDALQGAVAILNALYAQNQLYRQVSSQVAGITHPYLNVGRIEGGTNTNVVPGKVSFKFDRRMIPEEQPEAVEAALREVIAQAAAALPGITVEIKRLLLARALTPLPGNAALVAALQKHGEALFGEPIPSSGTPLYTDVRLYGEQGIPAAIYGAGPRTVLESNAKRADEHLVLEDLRRATQVVARTLLDLLHA; this is encoded by the coding sequence ATGAACTCCTCCTACGCAGCGCTGGATGCCTGGATCGACGCCCATTTCTACGCCGAGACGCGCTTTCTCCAGGCCCTGGTGCAGGTGCCCACCGACACCCCGCCGGGCAACAACGCACCGCATGCCGAGCGCACCGCCGAGCTGCTGGAGGCCATGGGCCTGGCCACCGAGAAGCATGTGGTGCCCGCCGATGCGGTCAGGGCCCAGGGCATGGCCTCGATCACCAACCTGATCGTGCGCCGAAAGTTCCAGGCGGGCGGCCCGGTGATCGCGCTCAACGCCCATGGCGACGTGGTGCCGCCCGGCGAGGGCTGGAGTCACGACCCCTATGGCGGCGAGGTGGACCATGGCCGGCTCTACGGCCGCGCCGCCGCCGTCAGCAAGAGCGACTTCGCCACCTACACCTTCGCGCTGCGCGCGCTCGAATCGCTGGGCGTGCCGCTGAAGGGCGGCGTCGAGTTGCACTTCACCTACGACGAGGAATTCGGCGGCGAGCTGGGCCCCGGCTGGCTGCTGCAGCAGGGCCTCACCAAGCCCGATCTGCTGCTCGCAGCCGGCTTCAGCTACCAGGTGGTGACGGCGCACAACGGCTGCCTGCAGATGGAGGTCACGGTGCATGGCCGCATGGCCCATGCCGCCATCCCGCACACCGGCGTGGACGCGCTGCAGGGCGCGGTGGCGATCCTGAATGCGCTGTACGCGCAGAACCAGCTGTACCGGCAAGTGAGCAGCCAGGTGGCCGGCATCACCCACCCCTATCTGAACGTGGGCCGCATCGAGGGCGGCACCAATACCAATGTGGTGCCCGGCAAGGTCAGCTTCAAATTCGACCGGCGCATGATCCCCGAGGAGCAGCCGGAAGCCGTCGAGGCGGCGCTGCGCGAGGTGATCGCGCAGGCCGCCGCCGCCCTGCCCGGCATCACGGTCGAGATCAAGCGCCTGCTGCTGGCGCGCGCCCTCACCCCCCTGCCCGGCAACGCGGCCCTGGTGGCGGCGCTGCAAAAGCATGGCGAGGCGCTGTTCGGCGAGCCCATCCCGAGTTCGGGCACGCCGCTCTACACCGATGTGCGGCTCTATGGCGAGCAGGGCATCCCGGCCGCCATCTACGGCGCCGGCCCGCGCACCGTGCTGGAAAGCAATGCCAAGCGGGCCGACGAGCACCTCGTGCTGGAAGACCTGCGCCGCGCCACCCAGGTGGTGGCACGCACCCTGCTGGATTTGTTGCACGCTTGA
- a CDS encoding TonB-dependent receptor, whose amino-acid sequence MKFPSMPRLLCLAITAALSAAQACEDCGDDAVEIAATPSASPVAKLDIVMIVGQAPSSLPTHIPTTMEGITAEEIARSINATDAQDALKYLPSLLVRKRYIGDYNHAVLSTRASGTGNSARSLVFADGIQLSNLLGNGASFTPRWGLVTPEEIARVDVLYGPFSAAYAGNSVGAVVDYQTRSPKAFEAHAKLGLFHQPFKLYGSEANYGGQHASASLGDRAGAFSWWINVNRLDSDGQPLTFITKPLSSSAPAAGAPPLSGSILNADKSNTPWLLLGAGTQMHTVQQHAKIKLAYALSPSLRASYTLGWWGNETRNQSISYLRDAAGMPFYAAAANSGTAKATPVSLDGKGYSLGANDFGQSRDALQHLMQGLSIKSHSGGAFDFELAASAYQYDRDESRAPLLARPGADAGGSGRLTDQGGTGWSTLAAKGVLRPGAGHVLDFGLQQDSYRWRQRVSELADWRGGAPTALFTAFSGRTELRSAYAQDAWTLSPALQAVLGLRAEEWRASEGSKTASPASDGKTLGFATRVARALSPKAALGLEINADWTAKLSTGRAVRFPTAGELYQGGVSAGGAYVPNDPVTNPDLKPERGWTSELSLGWSDGTRQQLRGTLFHEDTRDALYAQAAVIEGRSVSSTQNIARMRTLGMELSYQGSDLLTRGLELAASLTYADSKILANEGFVAQPGDTIGRQQPRVPKWRATALLSYALTPALSASYGLRYSGRQYGTLNNSDPNGFAYQGFSKFFTTDVRMQWQVSKQWTLAGGIDNLNNYQYWNFHPYPQRTFHAELKFDL is encoded by the coding sequence ATGAAGTTTCCCTCCATGCCCAGGCTCTTGTGCCTGGCAATCACGGCCGCCCTGTCCGCCGCCCAGGCCTGCGAAGACTGCGGCGATGACGCCGTGGAAATTGCCGCCACGCCCTCCGCCTCCCCCGTCGCCAAGCTCGACATCGTGATGATCGTCGGCCAGGCGCCCAGCTCGCTGCCGACCCACATCCCCACCACCATGGAAGGCATCACGGCCGAGGAGATCGCGCGCAGCATCAATGCCACCGATGCCCAGGACGCCCTCAAATACCTGCCCAGCCTGCTGGTGCGCAAGCGCTATATCGGCGACTACAACCACGCCGTGCTCTCCACCCGCGCCTCGGGCACCGGCAACAGCGCGCGCTCGCTGGTGTTTGCCGACGGCATCCAGCTCTCCAACCTGCTCGGCAACGGCGCCAGCTTCACGCCGCGCTGGGGGCTGGTGACGCCGGAGGAGATCGCGCGCGTGGACGTGCTCTACGGCCCCTTCTCGGCCGCCTATGCCGGCAATTCGGTGGGCGCGGTGGTGGACTACCAGACGCGCAGCCCCAAGGCCTTCGAGGCCCATGCCAAGCTCGGCCTGTTCCACCAGCCCTTCAAGCTCTACGGCAGCGAGGCCAACTACGGCGGCCAGCATGCCAGCGCCTCGCTGGGCGACCGCGCCGGCGCCTTCTCCTGGTGGATCAATGTGAACCGCCTCGACAGCGATGGCCAGCCGCTCACCTTCATCACCAAGCCGCTCTCCAGCAGCGCGCCGGCCGCCGGCGCCCCGCCGCTGAGCGGCAGCATCCTGAACGCCGACAAGAGCAACACGCCCTGGCTGCTGCTGGGCGCCGGCACCCAGATGCACACGGTGCAGCAGCATGCCAAGATCAAGCTCGCCTACGCGCTGAGCCCGAGCCTGCGCGCCAGCTACACCCTGGGTTGGTGGGGCAATGAGACGCGCAACCAGAGCATCAGCTATCTGCGCGACGCCGCCGGCATGCCCTTCTATGCCGCGGCCGCCAACAGCGGCACGGCCAAGGCCACGCCCGTCAGCCTCGATGGCAAGGGCTACAGCCTGGGCGCGAACGATTTCGGCCAGTCGCGCGACGCGCTGCAGCACCTGATGCAGGGCCTCTCGATCAAGAGCCACAGCGGCGGCGCGTTCGACTTCGAGCTGGCCGCCAGCGCCTACCAGTACGACCGCGACGAGTCGCGCGCGCCGCTGCTGGCGCGCCCCGGCGCCGATGCAGGCGGCAGCGGCCGCCTCACCGACCAGGGCGGCACCGGCTGGTCCACGCTGGCGGCCAAGGGCGTGCTGCGCCCCGGCGCCGGGCATGTGCTGGACTTCGGCCTGCAGCAGGACAGCTACCGCTGGCGCCAGCGCGTCAGCGAGCTGGCCGACTGGCGCGGCGGCGCGCCCACGGCGCTGTTCACCGCCTTCAGCGGCCGCACCGAGCTGCGCAGCGCCTACGCCCAAGATGCCTGGACGCTGAGCCCGGCGCTGCAGGCCGTGCTGGGCCTGCGCGCCGAGGAATGGCGCGCCAGCGAGGGCAGCAAGACGGCCTCGCCGGCCTCGGACGGCAAGACCCTGGGCTTCGCCACGCGCGTGGCGCGCGCGCTCTCGCCCAAGGCCGCGCTGGGCCTCGAGATCAACGCCGACTGGACCGCCAAGCTCTCCACCGGCCGGGCCGTGCGCTTCCCCACCGCGGGCGAGCTCTACCAGGGCGGCGTGAGCGCCGGCGGCGCCTATGTGCCCAACGACCCCGTCACCAACCCGGATCTGAAGCCCGAGCGCGGCTGGACCAGCGAACTCAGCCTGGGCTGGTCGGACGGCACGCGGCAGCAGCTGCGCGGCACGCTGTTCCACGAGGATACGCGCGATGCGCTGTACGCGCAGGCCGCGGTGATCGAGGGCAGGTCGGTCAGCAGCACGCAGAACATCGCGCGCATGCGCACGCTGGGCATGGAGCTGTCCTACCAGGGCAGCGATCTGCTCACGCGGGGCCTGGAGCTGGCCGCCAGCCTGACCTACGCGGACTCCAAGATCCTCGCCAACGAGGGCTTCGTCGCGCAGCCGGGCGACACCATCGGCCGCCAGCAGCCGCGCGTGCCGAAGTGGCGCGCCACCGCGCTGCTGAGCTACGCGCTGACGCCGGCGCTCTCGGCCTCCTACGGCCTGCGCTACTCGGGCCGCCAGTACGGCACGCTCAACAACAGCGACCCCAACGGCTTTGCCTACCAGGGCTTCTCGAAGTTCTTCACCACCGATGTACGCATGCAGTGGCAGGTGAGCAAGCAATGGACCCTGGCCGGCGGCATCGACAACCTCAACAACTACCAGTACTGGAACTTCCACCCCTATCCGCAGCGGACCTTCCATGCGGAACTGAAGTTCGACCTCTGA
- a CDS encoding phosphate/phosphite/phosphonate ABC transporter substrate-binding protein — MWTRRACLAGLTSLAACGRDPAPAGDYQPSYADAPAGAEGELLFAVHPLHNPAKLFEVYGPLVDWLNRQLPEARLKLQASRNYEEFERQLQQRRFAFALPNPYQTLLASRHGYRVFAKMGDDESFRGILLLRRDGPVHAIADLRGRAISFPARSALAATMMPQYFLHRHGLPLAAYEQRYVGSQESAIMNTVLGNTAAASTWPLPWRAFQREHPDEAARLVQAWQTDTLPNNALVARDDVPAALVARLRQLLLELHRHAEGQVLLARIPLTLFEGADEATYRPVRQFMDEFERSVRGVQG, encoded by the coding sequence ATGTGGACGAGGCGCGCCTGCCTGGCCGGCCTGACGAGCCTGGCGGCCTGCGGCCGCGACCCCGCGCCGGCCGGCGACTACCAGCCCAGCTATGCCGATGCGCCGGCGGGGGCCGAGGGCGAGTTGCTGTTCGCGGTCCATCCCCTGCACAACCCGGCCAAGCTGTTCGAGGTCTACGGGCCTCTGGTGGACTGGCTCAACCGCCAGCTGCCCGAGGCCAGGCTCAAGCTGCAGGCCTCGCGCAACTACGAGGAGTTCGAGCGCCAGCTGCAGCAGCGGCGCTTCGCCTTCGCCCTGCCCAATCCCTACCAGACCCTGCTGGCCAGCCGGCATGGCTATCGCGTGTTCGCCAAGATGGGCGACGACGAATCCTTCCGCGGCATCCTGCTGCTGCGGCGTGACGGGCCGGTGCACGCGATCGCCGATCTGCGTGGCCGCGCCATCAGCTTCCCGGCGCGCAGCGCGCTGGCGGCGACCATGATGCCGCAGTACTTCCTGCACCGCCACGGCCTGCCGCTGGCCGCCTATGAGCAGCGTTACGTCGGCTCGCAGGAGTCGGCCATCATGAACACCGTGCTGGGCAACACCGCGGCGGCGTCGACCTGGCCGCTGCCCTGGCGCGCCTTCCAGCGCGAGCATCCCGACGAGGCCGCCCGGCTGGTGCAGGCCTGGCAGACCGACACCCTGCCCAACAACGCCCTGGTGGCGCGCGACGACGTGCCGGCCGCGCTGGTGGCGCGGCTGCGCCAGCTGCTGCTGGAGCTGCATCGTCACGCCGAGGGTCAGGTCTTGCTGGCGCGCATCCCGCTGACGCTGTTCGAGGGCGCCGACGAGGCGACCTATCGGCCGGTGCGCCAGTTCATGGACGAATTCGAGCGCTCGGTGCGCGGGGTGCAGGGATGA
- a CDS encoding substrate-binding periplasmic protein yields MSIHPAPLSALAHALRAAAYLLACLLACLGASLPAAARECERVLITADPAYPPLHWYDGQTLRGASIDLTVEVLQRLKLPYEVRYLGPLNRVMRAAQAGEVDMVVTLKDTPERREFLSYPATPAFVNPIAVFVHRARSFSYHGPEDLRGRAGGMAAGNRMAGAEGQRLMDELKIEQALDASANFRKLQLGRIDYFITGLYTGLATLSTRPDGADFMALRPYLQESFNYTPFVKASPCAVHLLDFDRELRLLLRTGAAERILSSNLEAWRSKPVVMTAPTH; encoded by the coding sequence ATGTCCATCCATCCGGCTCCGCTGTCAGCGCTGGCGCATGCCCTGCGCGCGGCCGCCTATCTGCTGGCATGCCTCCTGGCCTGCCTCGGCGCGAGCCTGCCGGCGGCGGCGCGCGAATGCGAGCGCGTGCTGATCACGGCCGATCCGGCCTATCCGCCCCTGCATTGGTACGACGGCCAGACCCTGCGCGGCGCCAGCATCGACCTCACCGTGGAGGTGCTGCAGCGCCTCAAGCTGCCCTATGAAGTGCGCTATCTGGGCCCGCTGAACCGCGTCATGCGCGCCGCCCAGGCCGGCGAGGTCGACATGGTGGTGACGCTCAAGGACACCCCCGAGCGGCGCGAGTTCCTCAGCTATCCGGCCACGCCCGCGTTCGTGAATCCGATTGCGGTGTTCGTGCACCGGGCGCGCAGCTTCAGCTACCACGGGCCCGAGGACCTGCGCGGCCGGGCCGGCGGCATGGCGGCGGGCAACCGCATGGCCGGCGCGGAGGGCCAGCGCCTGATGGACGAACTCAAGATCGAGCAGGCGCTGGACGCCTCCGCCAATTTCCGCAAGCTGCAGCTGGGCCGCATCGACTACTTCATCACCGGGCTCTACACCGGCCTGGCGACGCTGTCGACCCGCCCCGACGGCGCCGATTTCATGGCGCTGCGCCCCTATCTGCAGGAGTCCTTCAACTACACCCCCTTTGTGAAGGCCAGCCCCTGCGCAGTGCATCTGCTCGATTTCGACCGCGAGCTGCGCCTGCTGCTGCGCACCGGCGCCGCCGAGCGCATCCTGAGCAGCAACCTCGAGGCCTGGCGCAGCAAGCCGGTCGTGATGACGGCGCCAACGCATTGA